From Haloarcula sp. CBA1127, a single genomic window includes:
- a CDS encoding TrmB family transcriptional regulator: protein MSSLRDLGLSEYEARAYRSLLETGPTTAKELSRASDVPMGRIYDVLNSLETYNLVRSQTASRPKKYVAVEPDTALDRLLEDKKRELQEKVGQYEEIVDDLSSQLESADPVEEPFWTAAVGPDNSLDLLLERLAAADDEIIMVGSAPARQVDILSGTERIVDELEAALERGVEVSLLVRPDLFESLPEKANREYYERLFHYDNYSARASPNIRTTFELLDGVEVCIEVPHPLGREETFGVIDMKDSDFTADISQAFEEHWAEAKPVGPP, encoded by the coding sequence ATGTCCAGTCTCAGAGATCTCGGACTTTCCGAATATGAAGCTAGAGCATACCGGTCACTGCTGGAAACGGGACCGACAACGGCCAAAGAGCTGTCACGGGCCAGCGACGTCCCAATGGGCCGCATCTACGACGTGCTCAACAGCCTCGAAACGTACAATCTCGTCCGTAGCCAGACCGCCAGCAGACCGAAAAAATACGTTGCCGTCGAGCCCGACACGGCCCTCGACCGCCTGCTCGAAGACAAGAAGCGCGAGCTTCAGGAAAAGGTCGGCCAGTACGAGGAAATCGTCGATGACCTCTCGTCACAGCTGGAGTCGGCAGACCCCGTCGAGGAGCCGTTCTGGACGGCCGCCGTCGGTCCCGACAACTCGCTTGACCTGTTGCTTGAGCGGCTGGCTGCCGCCGACGATGAGATTATCATGGTCGGGTCGGCACCCGCTCGGCAGGTCGATATCCTCTCCGGCACCGAGCGGATCGTCGATGAACTCGAAGCGGCGCTAGAACGGGGCGTCGAAGTATCCCTGCTCGTCCGACCCGACCTGTTCGAGAGTCTCCCTGAGAAGGCCAACCGCGAGTACTACGAGCGGCTCTTCCACTACGACAACTACAGCGCCCGCGCCAGTCCGAACATCAGGACCACGTTCGAGCTACTCGACGGCGTTGAGGTCTGTATCGAGGTCCCACACCCGCTGGGCCGCGAGGAAACCTTCGGCGTTATCGACATGAAAGACTCCGATTTCACTGCCGATATCAGCCAGGCGTTCGAAGAACACTGGGCCGAGGCGAAACCAGTCGGGCCGCCGTAG
- the mptA gene encoding GTP cyclohydrolase MptA yields MSQQLPDVQASSPDVTVGLNRVGVTGVEKLVKLGRRDRDPIVLMAEFEVFVDLPSWRKGADMSRNMEVIDETLETAVSEEAYRVEDVCGDAAELLLEKHDYTTKAEVRMEAEYVTHESTPASEMATQSTADIIASATATEDGTSEEIGARVTGMTVCPCSQGMSASRARETLQQLNVEEDVIEEFLETNPQAGHSQRGHATLTVQSDGAPEVDLNELIEVARDSMSARIYNLAKRPDEDHMTYEAHKDAKFVEDCVRALAEGVVETFPDLSDDAVVTMKQSNDESIHQHNAHAERVAQLGDLRQEVSED; encoded by the coding sequence ATGAGTCAACAACTCCCGGACGTGCAGGCGTCGAGTCCGGACGTAACGGTCGGTCTCAATCGCGTCGGTGTGACGGGCGTCGAGAAACTCGTCAAACTGGGGCGTCGTGACCGCGACCCCATCGTACTCATGGCGGAGTTCGAAGTGTTCGTGGATCTGCCGTCCTGGCGAAAGGGTGCCGATATGTCCCGCAATATGGAGGTTATCGACGAGACGTTGGAAACCGCCGTGTCGGAGGAAGCCTACCGGGTCGAGGACGTCTGTGGCGACGCCGCCGAACTCCTGCTTGAGAAGCACGATTACACGACGAAGGCAGAAGTTCGGATGGAAGCGGAGTACGTCACCCACGAATCCACGCCGGCGTCTGAAATGGCGACACAGTCGACCGCCGATATCATCGCCTCGGCGACAGCAACTGAAGACGGGACGAGCGAGGAAATCGGTGCTCGTGTCACCGGGATGACCGTCTGTCCGTGCTCACAGGGGATGTCGGCTTCCCGCGCCCGCGAGACGCTCCAGCAGCTAAACGTCGAAGAGGATGTCATCGAGGAGTTCCTCGAAACCAACCCACAGGCCGGCCACTCACAGCGGGGCCACGCCACGCTCACCGTCCAGAGCGACGGCGCGCCCGAGGTCGACCTGAACGAACTCATCGAAGTCGCCCGTGATTCGATGAGCGCCCGCATCTACAATCTCGCGAAACGGCCCGACGAGGACCACATGACCTACGAGGCCCACAAGGATGCCAAGTTCGTCGAGGACTGCGTTCGCGCGCTCGCCGAGGGCGTCGTCGAGACGTTCCCGGACCTGTCGGACGATGCCGTCGTGACGATGAAACAATCCAACGACGAGTCCATCCACCAGCACAACGCCCACGCCGAACGCGTGGCGCAGTTGGGCGATCTGCGGCAGGAAGTCAGCGAGGACTGA
- a CDS encoding response regulator yields the protein MTKGRRAAILVVDDEPAVADVYADQLGDRYTVETAYSGEAALSKLDSTVDVVLLDRRMPDLSGDEVLSAIREQRYDTRVAMVTAVDPDFDIIEMPFDDYVLKPVSKEDLFQTIEQLLLYADYEERLRECYSLTAKYAALESSKPQAVLDESEEFTALEAELAEVRAELDELTDSFDATDFELLFRNFETGDSMPDSTQL from the coding sequence ATGACAAAGGGTCGGCGAGCGGCAATCCTCGTTGTCGACGACGAGCCAGCGGTGGCCGATGTGTACGCGGACCAGTTAGGGGATCGGTACACAGTCGAGACGGCATACAGTGGTGAGGCCGCCCTTTCGAAGCTGGATTCAACAGTCGACGTTGTCCTGTTAGACCGGCGGATGCCGGACCTCTCCGGCGACGAGGTGCTGTCGGCTATCCGTGAGCAACGCTACGACACGCGCGTGGCGATGGTGACCGCAGTGGACCCCGATTTCGATATCATCGAGATGCCCTTCGATGATTACGTCCTGAAACCGGTGTCGAAAGAGGACCTCTTTCAGACGATCGAACAGTTGCTTCTGTACGCCGATTACGAGGAACGCCTGCGTGAGTGCTACTCGCTCACGGCGAAATACGCTGCACTGGAATCGTCGAAACCACAGGCTGTCCTCGATGAGAGTGAGGAGTTTACTGCACTGGAGGCTGAACTCGCGGAGGTCCGGGCGGAGCTTGACGAACTCACGGATTCGTTCGACGCCACGGACTTCGAGTTGCTGTTTCGGAACTTTGAGACGGGGGACTCAATGCCGGACAGCACACAGCTTTGA